The Pocillopora verrucosa isolate sample1 chromosome 14, ASM3666991v2, whole genome shotgun sequence genome has a segment encoding these proteins:
- the LOC131793334 gene encoding cyclin-I, translating to MIVSCGLNVSKLLKVLNEGLLKEETHLAPLMCLAGNEDSDGISLSNRDNSTVFILNLSRHCGFHSETFSLSVNLLDRFLSVVKANPKYLPCISICCLFLAVKMCEEDEDVPTAADLVKVSGLNFSSSDLLRMERIILDKLNWNLNASTPLYFLQVFHALCVSKGFLDHCPVNHHLQHITSLLEDLLCCHKFMFFKPSTLALALLSCELMYVSSNWLLATHFLQEQAKIPDAELWQCCKLLNDHFKSISKSHSIKMKTLTLSDRQDPSFPALIGN from the exons ATGATAGTTTCCTGTGGGTTGAATGTCAGCAAACTGCTCAAAGTGCTAAATGAGGGGCTTCTGAAAGAAGAGACACACCTTGCTCCCCTTATGTGCTTGGCTGGAAATGAG GATTCAGATGGAATCAGTCTTTCCAACCGAGACAACAGCACAGTTTTTATACTCAATTTGAGCAGGCATTGTGGATTTCACTCAGAGACATTCTCCCTTTCTGTAAATTTGCTTGACCGTTTCTTATCAGTTGTAAAG GCCAACCCTAAGTATCTTCCATGTATCAGTATTTGCTGTCTGTTCCTTGCTGTTAAGATGTGTGAAGAGGATGAG GATGTTCCTACAGCTGCTGATTTGGTCAAAGTTAGTGGACTTAACTTTTCTTCATCAGATCTGCTACGAATGGAACGAATCATTCTTGATAAACTTAACTGGAATCTGAATGCTTCAACTCCTTTATATTTCCTGCAGGTG TTTCATGCCTTGTGTGTTTCAAAAGGATTTCTAGACCACTGTCCAGTGAACCATCATTTACAACATATTACCTCACTCTTAGAAGATCTCCTTTGCTGTCATAAGTTTATGTTTTTCAAG CCATCAACATTAGCACTGGCCTTGTTGAGTTGTGAATTGATGTATGTCAGCAGCAACTGGCTCCTGGCAACGCATTTTCTACAAGAACAGGCAAAG ATTCCTGATGCTGAACTTTGGCAGTGTTGTAAACTACTTAATGACCACTTCAAGTCTATTTCAAAAAGTCACTCAATCAAAATGAAGACACTGACATTAAGTGATAGACAAGATCCCTCATTCCCTGCTTTGATAGGGAACTAA
- the LOC131793335 gene encoding mitochondrial import inner membrane translocase subunit Tim10 B: MERFIADELAARNYKEFLQLYNKLTQNCFIACVTNMNYRKVTAEEESCIDTCSTKWMNLNQRQMAVFMEVGPLADKKMGQSVGQGM, encoded by the exons ATGGAAAGGTTCATAGCCGATGAATTAGCTGCTCGAAAC tatAAAGAATTCTTACAGCTGTACAACAAGCTTACTCAGAACTGTTTTATTGCATGTGTGACAAATATGAATTATCGTAAAGTTACTGCAGAAGAG gAATCATGTATTGACACGTGCAGCACAAAATGGATGAATCTCAATCAACGCCAGATGGCAGTATTCATGGAGGTCGGGCCCCTGGCAGATAAGAAGATGGGTCAGTCTGTAGGCCAGGGGATGTGA